A genome region from Populus alba chromosome 5, ASM523922v2, whole genome shotgun sequence includes the following:
- the LOC118038810 gene encoding superoxide dismutase [Fe] 3, chloroplastic, translated as MGCFSYNLLSSSPSCHVPVTGSFACQFKTTPYKQLSTLFKQKKKQFNGCQRASRVVSYYALKTPPYKLDALEPYMSKRTVEVHWKEHHGAYVDGLNKALAKSDILYGYTLDDLVKVTYNNGNPSPEFNHAAQVWNHDFFWESMQPGGGDMPELGMLEQIEKDFGSFTNFRNKFAETALSLFGSGWVWLVLKREEPRLEVVKTLNAVTPIVWGDIPIINLDMWEHAYYLDYKNDKENYVNAFMDHLVSWNMAMARMARAEAFVNLGEPKIPIA; from the exons ATGGGTTGTTTTAGTTATaatcttttatcttcttctccATCTTGTCATGTTCCAGTGACAGGCAGCTTTGCTTGCCAATTCAAGACGACTCCTTACAAGCAACTCTCTACTTTG TTTAAGCAGAAAAAGAAACAGTTTAATGGGTGCCAAAGAGCTTCAAGAGTTGTCTCTTACTATGCCTTGAAGACCCCTCCTTATAAACTT gaTGCTTTAGAACCTTATATGAGTAAGAGGACAGTGGAGGTGCATTGGAAGGAACATCACGGTGCCTATGTGGATGGATTGAATAAAGCATTAGCGAAAAGTGATATACTTTATGGATATACTCTGGATGACCTTGTCAAGGTGACATATAACAATGGCAACCCTTCGCCTGAATTCAACCATGCCGCCCAG GTCtggaatcatgattttttttgggaatCTATGCAACCAGGAGGAGGAGACATGCCAGAACTTGGCATGCTTGAGCAGATTGAGAAGGATTTTGGTTCCTTTACAAATTTCAGAAACAAGTTTGCAGAAACAGCTCTTTCACTATTTGGCTCTGGCTGGGTTTGGCTTGTCT TGAAGAGAGAAGAACCACGACTGGAAGTAGTTAAAACACTGAATGCAGTTACGCCAATTGTATGGGGTGACATT CCTATCATCAACTTGGATATGTGGGAG CATGCTTACTATCTTGACTATAAG AATGACAAAGAGAATTATGTCAACGCATTTATGGACCACCTTGTATCGTGGAACATGGCGATGGCACGCATGGCCCGTGCAGAGGCATTCGTGAATCTAGGCGAACCAAAAATTCCTATTGCTTAA
- the LOC118038803 gene encoding dihydroorotate dehydrogenase (quinone), mitochondrial — translation MASRASRRLLKDFLLKRVTSTPVSSVRHFSSSSSSETAPKIPHFSKKGRLLTGVTIGLVIAGGAYVSTVDEATFCGWLFNATKLVNPFFALLDAEFAHKLAVSAAARGWVPREKRPDPSVLGLEVWGRKFSNPIGLAAGFDKNAEAIDGLLGLGFGFVEVGSVTPVPQEGNPKPRIFRLRQEGAIINRCGFNSEGIVAVAKRLGAQHGKRKLDETSSASSTSNNDVKHGGKAGPGILGVNLGKNKTSEDAAADYVQGVHSLSQYSDYLVINVSSPNTPGLRMLQGRKQLKDLVKKVQAARDEMQWGEEGPPPLLVKIAPDLSKEDLEDIAAVALALRLDGLIISNTTISRPDSVNKSPVAEETGGLSGKPLLNLSTNILKEMFILTRGKIPLIGCGGVFSGEDAYKKVRAGATLVQLYTGFAYGGPALIPRIKAELAECLERDGFKSISEAVGADYR, via the exons ATGGCTTCAAGGGCTTCAAGAAGGTTACTTAAAGATTTTTTGCTCAAAAGGGTTACTTCAACTCCTGTTAGTAGTGTTAGACATTTctcgtcttcttcttcatcagaAACTGCTCCTAAAATTCCTCATTTCTCAAAGaag GGGAGGTTGTTAACAGGTGTGACCATAGGACTGGTTATAGCTGGAGGAGCTTATGTTAGTACAGTGGATGAAGCAACTTTCTG CGGTTGGCTATTCAATGCAACGAAACTCGTGAATCCATTTTTTGCTCTTCTAGATGCTGAGTTTGCTCATAAGCTTGCTGTCTCAGCTGCTGCTCGTGGTTGGGTTCCGAGGGAGAAGAGGCCTGATCCATCAGTTTTAGGACTGGAAGTTTGGGGAAGGAAATTCTCCAACCCTATTGGTCTAGCTGCTGGCTTTGATAAAAATGCTGAGGCTATTGACGGCTTGCTTGGGTTAGGTTTTGGCTTTGTTGAAGTCGGCTCTGTTACCCCTGTTCCACAAGAGGGTAATCCAAAGCCACGAATTTTTAGATTGCGCCAGGAAGG TGCAATTATCAATCGTTGTGGATTTAATAGTGAAGGCATTGTAGCTGTTGCAAAGCGATTGGGTGCACAACATGGGAAACGGAAGTTGGATGAAACTTCAAGCGCTTCATCTACCTCGAACAATGATGTCAAACACGGAGGCAAAGCTGGCCCTGGCATTCTCGGGGTCAATCTGGGGAAGAACAAAACAAGTGAAGATGCTGCAGCAGATTATGTACAAGGGGTTCATTCATTATCCCAATATTCTGATTACTTG GTAATTAATGTGTCATCACCCAATACTCCTGGATTGCGTATGCTTCAGGGAAGAAAGCAGTTGAAGGACCTCGTTAAGAAG GTCCAAGCTGCTCGTGATGAAATGCAATGGGGTGAGGAGGGTCCTCCTCCATTGCTTGTGAAAATTGCACCTGACTTGTCAAAGGAAGACCTTGAAGACATTGCAGCA GTTGCTCTTGCACTCCGCTTGGATGGTCTG ATTATATCAAATACAACCATATCAAGACCAGATTCTGTAAATAAATCTCCTGTGGCCGAGGAAACTGGTGGCTTGAGTGGGAAACCTCTTCTCAATCTGTCTACCAATATCTTAAAGGAGATGTTTATTTTGACAAGG GGAAAGATTCCTTTGATAGGCTGCGGGGGTGTTTTCAG TGGTGAGGATGCATACAAAAAAGTAAGAGCTGGAGCAACTCTTGTTCAGCTTTATACAGGATTTGCCTACGGTGGACCTGCCCTAATTCCTCGAATAAAG GCTGAGCTGGCCGAGTGCTTAGAAAGGGATGGTTTCAAGTCCATCTCGGAGGCAGTTGGTGCAGATTATAGGTAG